The genomic interval TTTTAATGAATGGTTGTTAGTTCTGTGACCGCTGTAGAAAATCGATCTATTATGTTTATTAATGCATATGATATTGGCAGGCAATAATTAAAAAGCGGCCTTCAAGAAATATAAATGTGCAGAACTTCTGGTTGTACGTGTTTGGAATGATCTTCAACGCTGCTGCAAtagtgattcaagattttgatgCAGTAGTGAACAAGTATGTAAAACACTTCTCTATTTATAATCAAGCCATTTTGTGCTTACAGTTATGCCTAATTCCAATTATATTAAACTCTTTCTTCAATATTCAGGGGATTCTTCCATGGATACTCATTCATAACTGTTCTCATGATTCTCAACCATGCACTTAGGTATATTTTCTTTGCTGCAAGATATTGTAGGCATGTTCTATTTGGCATGAGTAACACAAATGAATGGTTTTGATATTGAATGGTGTATGTTTCAAAATTCGTTACTATGCTAATCAAGATTCTTATATTTGCTTTCTATGCAGTGGCATTGCTGTGTCGATGGTAATGAAGTATGCTGACAATATTGTGAAGGTAAGAGAAGGAAATCACGATTTTTACTAGTGAAACCCTCACAACTATACTTTTACAAGCGTCTGAATAGTGTTCTACAATTTTCCCTGGCAAAACTGTTATAACATTCGCTGTTTGGTTTTATTCAACTCATGTGAATTTGCCGTGCTGTGGTTTATTCTAtgcattttatttttctttttaagtcGGTATGAAAGCTCTCCTACATGTTTTTCCCCTGTAATTTTGCTAGTATTGTTTCCTGTTTTCCAGAGTTACATTTGTTGTCaatatattgtctactataATTGTTGAAATTACAGATTTGTAACTTCCTGGCATTTTTAGGATTTggatttaatttagttataatCTGCAGGTGTATTCTACTTCGGTAGCAATGCTGCTCACAGCTGTTGTTTCTGTATTCCTATTTGGCTTTCATCTGTCCCTTGCCTTTTTCCTTGGCTCGACGTAAGTTCTCTGCTTGCATGAAATATCTACAACTAATTTATATTCGGCCATCCATTTCAAATATTCATTGTTGTCTGTGTTtaattcaattctcgtatttCCAGTGTTGTCTCGGTGTCAGTGTATCTGCACTCGATTGGGAAGGTGAGATAGGAATGGTACCATCTCTGGCCAATTCTGCTGTCCATGTAAAGGCGTATGTTACCAAGAGTTTTGTCTtcattcaaattttcaatagaTATATTTTACATCTGGTTAGGTgacaagaaacacacttctGTAATATGTGCTGCAAAATCCATCAATATATGAGTTTAAGGTTCTAGTTTCTAGTACTTGATCCAAACTTTTATCTTTGTAGAAGCACTCGATAACTGTTGTGGATTCTGATGTAACAATTCATTCCATTTGGATAAGACATCCGCTAATTCTTTTATTACTTACTGGTTTTTCTTCCTCAACAAGTTTATTACCTCCTGGTTTGGGTTTGGAATTTAGCATCACTACACATAAATTGCACTGCAGTTGGTTTTTATCTCAAGTTTTCTAGCTTGGAAGTTACCTGCCTAAACTTTATTATGATACTCTCTTTAGAGTTTAGACTGTTCAATTGAAGTAATATTGGAGAACACTCTTGGTAGCTCAAAAACTCTTACGTCTCTTACCACTAGTTATTATTGAAGTGCTGTTAATTTGAATCCATCATTTAACCAGCATCGATTAGTTTTAGAGTTCTAGTAACCCGTCCTTTTGATAGTGTAGCAAAACTATCTCTTTGAAGCTaatcacaaaacaaacaaacaaaattcaaaaacaaGAAACTTGGCACACCAAATTTCTTGGACATGAAAGATCACTGATACCCATTAATCCAATAGAGCATGTCTAACCTTTACGGATGATAGCACTAGAGTTCATAACTTCAAGTTTGAGCTTTGACAATAGTACAAATGTGCATAACTTGCAACAGTTGCAAGTAATAATTAGACAAaggaaaaataagaaatgaagaagGGAGACTATAGCTTCTACACAACAAAGTTACAAGGGCAGGCAGCAACTCTCACCCATGTTTCCAAAATCatgtatatagttttctaGTTTTACCCTTAAACAAATGATAGAGAATGCTTGGGACAAAAGCCTGCCAAAAGAACCAGCCGTAAAGCCTCAGTATTGTAAAAAACAATTCAACCACTTCAATCGAAAGCAACCCCAATACCATGATATTAAACACTATATAAGTCCATGCATCTCCTCCTTCACATTCATCAACTCTTCTCTTCCACTCTTCCCTCTCATCTCTCTTTGCTGAGCTCTAATGGCtttctcttcattttcaaAAGTCTCCCTTCTGCTCTTCATTGTGCCTTTCTTTTTAGGCACTTACTGTCTGGCTCATGAGTTTTCTATCGTGGGTTATTCACCTGAGCACTTGTCTTCCATGGACAAGTTCATTGAGCTCTTCGAGTCATGGATATCGAAACATGGCAAGATATACCACAACATGGAGGAGAAGCTCCACAGGTTTGAGATATTTAGAGACAATGTCAAGCACATTGATGAAAGGAACAAGAAGCTTGATGTTGATAGCTACTGGCTTGGTTTGAATGAGTTTGCTGACTTGAGCCATGAAGAGTTCAAGAGCAAGTACTTGGGGCTGAAAGGTGAAACCCCAAGAAGGAGAGACTCATCTGAAGCAGAGTTCAGTTACCGTGATTTCGACGTAGAGGCATTGCCCAAGTCTGTGGACTGGAGAAAGAAAGGAGCTGTTACTGCAGTCAAGAACCAAGGTTCATGTGGTATGTGCCCAAAATTCACAAACTAGGACTTTGAACTATCATTTACAATCCGATAACATAACATGTCAAATATTCGACAAGCGAAAAAGATACATGATCAAAGATGGTAATGTTATGCAGGTAGCTGTTGGGCATTTTCTACTGTTGCTGCTGTTGAAGGTATAAACCAGATTGTCACAGGAAACCTAACATCGCTGTCTGAACAGCAGCTGATCGATTGTGACAAATCATTCAACAATGGCTGCAATGGCGGTTTGATGGACTATGCGTTTGAATTTATCATTGCTAATGGTGGTCTTCACAAGGAGGAAGAATATCCCTATATCATGGAGGAAGGAACCTGTGAGGAATCCAGGGTAAATATTAGCTGCAGTCACCAATGCTGTGTACATTTTTGGATCAGATTTACCTATCAACTAACTATACTATGTTGTTGACACTTGATTTTGTGATGTTCAGGGAGATTCAGAGGTGGTGACCATATCTGGTTATCAAGATGTGCCTCAAAATAATGAACAAGCTCTCCTCAAGGCCCTGGCTCACCAGCCTCTTAGTGTTGCTATTGAGGCCGATGACAGAGATTTCCAGTTCTACAGTGGGGTGAGCATTTTGCTTAGTGATATCTCCTATATTTCAACCTGATACTCAGGAAGGTCTGAGAATTGCTAGAGGAACTTTACATATTGCTGCatgatttttttggttttgcagGGTGTGTTTAACGGGCACTGCGGAACTGAGCTAGATCATGGTGTGTCGGCAGTTGGCTATGGAACATCAAAGGGGTTGGATTACATCATTGTGAAGAACTCATGGGGACCAAAGTGGGGAGAGAAGGGATACATAAGGATGAAGAGAAACACAGGAAAGCCAGAAGGAATGTGCGGCATCAACAAAATGGCTTCATATCCCACCAAGAAGAAGTGATCAATTCAAATAGGACATTGTTTTCGAAAAGTCTCTTGCTTTTCTTCCCTGTTGTAATATTTCCACAGTGATGGATTTCCAACTGTGATCTTTCCCTTCAAGTTTATCAATAACATGGCTAATACATTCATGGAAATCACTTCAGATTATTGCAAGCTAGTATCAAGTATCAACATTCATAGCCTTCTTCACTGTTCAAGTCTAAATGATTAAACGAATAATAAAAAGATATATGATTGTTAATGGTCTCTAAAAAGACACAGAATTTATACGACGAAACTATCAAAGTTTTCTTATAGTAAACCTAATTACTGTGGAATACCGGCACTGGATCAAAACTGGTCTCTCCTCTCCCCAGCCCCGACTGGATCAAAACCAGTCTTTCCTCAAATTTTCTTCCAGTATCTGCTCTTTCTACTTCTGAAGTTCACGAATCTTATACCTTCAATCATCTGACCTCCAACAAACGCTAAAATAATAACTGGACTGGGGTATTCCTTATCGACTCTTTTCTTATTGTTCTGACACTAATTGTTATTCCCCCCAAATAAAAGATAGAACAGCTCAAACAAAAGCAATGTATTCACTGCTAAAAAAAGATTTCtaatttcaaaattgaaactaagAATTAGATGGATTAATTAAGTGATAACCTGCTCACACGCACATATAAAGAACTGTGGCAATTTCCCCttttttaccttttttttttcagtagaGTATATTTTGAAAGTTCCCATATATATGATCATCCGGTCGCTAAAGGACCATTCATCTACTGAATGACTTAGAATAGAATGGCTCAGAAGTAGTACAGAAAAGAATCAGCACATTATCAACTCAAAACTTCATTGTATTTGAAGACGCAATCATATAATCGTCCTCCAAGAAACTGGGCAACCTCTGGATGCTTCACCTGTAATATTGGGAGAGAAACAGAAGTTGCACAAGATAAATTTAGTGCAGAGAGGAAGAATTGGGGTTTGACTGAACTAGCAATCAGATGCAACAAAACATTACCATTCCAATCTTAAGGGAATCACACTTGAACTGTGCGTAAAGATTTGTCTCAATCCCACGACCCTGTCAAAAGCAACATAAGACATGTGAAATCAATGGGATCAGTACCATTAAAAGTATCTAACACATCCTATAGTTAGCAAACAACAATACCAATCTTAGCTACCACATCCATCATATAAATAAGAACCTACTTCATTCACTCAATTTTCAACATTCAAAAAACTTCATATTCACCATATAGTAGTTGGTTCAACATTTTGATTAGAATCTATAAATAGGCGATGCTAGAGGGTTTTCAGGTTTTTACCATCCCTTCCAAGATAACGAGGTCTGCATCACTGGCCAGGTAAGCAAGCTCTTGCGACACACTAGCAAGATCAATGACCTACAATCAATTGAGAAGCCACAAAATCTACTATTAGAGGATTCTTTTATAATCTCATCTAAACGAGCCTCATAAATTCAACTTTACAACAACTaagaaatttcattttcttacCGGCAAATCATTACCCGAGTTGGCAATAAAAAGATTCGTAGTATCAACACCTTTGAGCTTCCCATGGTTGTCCTTCAACTGGTGAATTTCCAATTACATTGTCAGAATCAACCAAGATTTtgaatatcaattttttttttaagttttttttattaccTTAGCTAAAATCGCAATCAGTTCATGGTAAGTTATGTCATTGATAGAGGGCATGTCATTAGCAGCCAACACAACCTGCACAACAAGAAAGAggtgatcatgtcaaaatagAACAAAGAATTCAGCTCACTAAAATGGCAGGCATAAAAAGCAACTGGAGAAATAAAAGCAGGTCTCTAAATAACATTCCATTTCATGTTGCAACATGAAGAAACAGAAAATTATAGAAAAGTCTTGGATTTATCAATGACATGaaccagatatatatattgcacAGAAGAAACCAGATCTGACTGCATACCTGTGTACCACGACGGAGTAACTCTCTTGCAAATGGTAAGATACCCAAAATAACATCGGCACCAGAATTGTCAACAAATATAACAGCCTGTcaggacaaaaaaaaacacgatTGGTCACTACATAAGAAGCATAGATAAAGTTATAGCCTTTTCCACATATATGTATGGCTGGATAAACGTGAAACTTGCCTTTTTCCAAGGTTTCTTGCTCCATTTCAACTTGAAAGTGTCCAGGTCATCAATAACCCAAGGTCTAGGGACAAGGTTTTGGCAACTAGCTAAGAAAGACATACCATCCTTTGAGAAAACTTCAGCAAGCTTCAATAGTAAGGACAGGACATAGGTCAGGTAACTCCACTGAAAGCTTTAGTCTAATATGTATTTGCATACAAAAAACCATCTTATAATGGATATCATTAAGTATCAGTATGATGTTAGCCCAAATGTAATGATGTGACTGAATCCAAGCAGTGGAGAAGTAAGCCTTAGACTATCAATCAACTTTACGAACACtttcatgtaaataataaatcTGCATACCTGTGCAGAACCAAGATCAAATATATTCCCAGCGAATATCCCTCTAACCAGATTCTCGACCCGCTTGCCTTCATCTTCAATAGCATCATTGAGATCCACCACATTATCAAACAGGGTTATCGCCTTTGCATTCTCCTCATCCTGAAGCGTCCAATCACAACCCCAAACTCCAATTCAGTAAAGTACACAATTCATCACAGCAAACTACTCAACACAACAGTTAACAGATTCACTCACCTTGACTTTCTTGAATATGTCTCTGAACCCCAACTCCCTTAGAACTATCTCCCGAAGTCTGCAAAGTAGCTAAAAACCCACAACCGCAAACCGAAACCCCGGAAAAGAGTTCATACCAACACGACAACTTTAACAACATAACTACAAAACTCAgacaacaaaaaatgaaacacAATGCTTACAATGCAATCAGGCGGACCGCCGTGACTCTCGGGATCCTTCTTCAAGTCCTCAAGCATCTCAGAGTACCTGCAACCCGTAACCATTCAAAACTTAACCAAAACAACTTAAGCTTTGGATGAACCAGTGAAGTTGTGTTTATACCTCTGAGCAAACAATTCAGCTTTAGCAGGAGCATCAGTGACTGTGGCATCAGTCTCAGCTCGGTTCTTGAAGGAAGGGATGGAGTTGAGGAAGAGGTCGATCCAGGCAATCTCAGTGGGGGTTGGCTTGCGGGGATTGTCGGAGGGGAAGCGGTAAGGGATGGTGCAAGCTCTGTAGTTCGATTCGATCGGCGTCGTCAGCAGCGGAAATGCCACCAGCTCTGAAACGCTCTCCATCTCCTCCGTTTTCCGATTCTCTTCCCCCCGACTGTGCttttatatgtgtgtgtgtggcaCTGGAAACAGATTCCAAATCTTCTTACTATTTTATACTCTTTCCTCTTTCTGTTTTCATTTTTAGTAACTGCACCATCACACTATAAACGATAAATTTTTACCGTATTGATGCTCGTGAGATTTAAACTTGTGCACTACATCTTTCACATATCTCATGAACGGTCtatataaattagtttcaagGATTGATATTGTGTTGTGTATCTTAGATTTTCTGTGATATTTTGTATGTTGATGAACCATCATGTGTGTTTGACCAAAATCACCAAATGATTATGGATTCCTTACCTAACATATCTTGTGCACCTAACCATTTTCTTGATTCTCTGGTATACTCAAGTACTCAACCAACATCTAGCCTCTTTAGTTGTCTTGTTGAAAAGGATTTTGATGATATATTATTATGAATACCACTGATACGTGATACCTTAAGCTCTTGCCATAATATTTGAGGAAGAAATTCATAAAGAAATCTCAAATTAACCTTCATGAAACGGCTAGGAATTGCAGCTCAACATTGAAGTTTAAGTGGAAACTACTAATTAGGATCTACTTCTCAAACCAATAAGCAAAGTGAAAAATAATCAACTAATCAGGTACATGGTGGTGGGATTTGGGTGCCAATGAATTTGGCTTTAACATTGCTGCAAGTTGAAGTGGCTTCCTTCTTCCCAGATGCCAAGTTGAGGTGAACATCTTCAAGGTAAATGTTCTGGCATGGAATCCCTTTGCTACATTCGAGTGCAACCGCTACTTGAGACGATGAGGTCCCTCTTATGTTCCTGAAGTATATGTCACTCAGCTTCACTTTCGATGGCGTCTGCATTTCGTTTATGCATAAATTTAGTGTATGTGAGGCCTAGAACAGAGACCATAAAAGAGTAAACATGCATGTTTAGAGCTTATCGATCACCTTAGAAGCGCATGACCTGAATGGACAATACAGCTGATCGATTATGATGGGGTTGGTCACATTGTTCATGACGATGTTTGTGAATGTCATGTTGGTGGCTGAACTTCTACCTGGAGAGTTAGCCCATGTCTTGATCCTAATACCATTTGTAGTACCTGAAATGGTGCAGTCTTTGACCACAAGCCCTCTAACATCTCCTTCATTCGGATATTTTCCCAAACTTCCCACACTAGAATTACAATCAGATCAATTAGTCTTCATATATACACTAGTTGCATTGAGAATAAAAGAGGCTAGGCATAGTACTGACAGAGAAGTCAAGTATATACCTGATGCCATGACCAGGGCCACAAGCAATGCTAGTTATGGTGACTTGAGAATTCCCTTCTCCAACTGATATGCAATCATCACCAGTGGCAATGTGTGACGAAGAGAAGTACACACTCGAGCTTCGTTCAATGTGGATTCCATCAGTATTAGGACTAGAATCTGGGgctagaattttgagtttactACCTTTGAAGTAGTGACAATCTACAACAGCTATATGAAAGAACTTGCTGTTCACCGAAGATATGCCCCGGATCACTGTCTTATTCATGCCAACAAATTTCAAACTCTGAAAAGGGAATAACATAAAACGTGTTAAATGGATCATTTAGTACTACTTGTAAATTAGGCCTTCTCTAATCTTAACTAAGAGATCAAGTAATTAAGTGTTTCATATACAGTGAGCTTACTCAAATGTAAGTTGAACTAAATTAAAGAGCAAGGTGTAGAACATGTACATACAGTTGGAAGAAGTTTGCAGTTGGAGTCTTTAGAGCACTTATTGTGAGGCCAGGCTTGAGCACCTTGACCATCAAAGGTTCCACCTCCGGTCAAGGTTAGCCCCTTTGTCCAAGCAAATTGAATCCAACCGCCACCATGTTCATACTTGGACAACTCCGTTGTAGCCTTCAAGTAACCCTGCAAATAATTATTCATTTCTCAAAATCAGACGTCAGTAAATAAACTGCAAAAATGTCAAGCTGATAAGAGGCAGTCCTACATTCACTCGAAGATTTAGAGCCGATACGTTTTCGCAGGGGCCTGAAAACTTAAGAGGGCCAACAATGTATGTTCCTCTTGGTATTATGAGGTGGACTCTACCTTTGGACTGACACGCCTCATTCCACGCTGCAGTGAAAGCCTGCAATTACAAGCACCATTACTAAGTACTCCTTGTCAAAAGTATCCATTGCTGAATTAATATGAAGCTGGGTAACAGGCTTCGGGTATACAAGAGCCATCCATGGCTATAATCTCGATCTATTAACTCGATCCAAGCTTCAACTTAAAATGGACGATTATTTGCATCAAATTTAATAGTAAAAAGTGTTCAAGAAAATAAGGGCATGGAAGAAAGAAGTGAGATCGAACTTTGCTGTCATCGGTTTGGCCGTCTGCTTTGGCACCAAAGCTCTTGACACTAAAAACAGCAGAGCTCTTCGCCTTGCGATCTACATAGATGGTCTGCAAGCCTGAACCTGCTTGTCTTTCTCTGCCAAACACACATTGAAAGAAGAACAAGGAGAGCAGTAAGAGCATTAATCGAACAAAGAAGTAGTCGAGGCTCATCGCAATGCTCCTGTTTCACTTGCTACTCTGCTTGCTTAATTTGCAGTATGAAGTTCCGGGTGAGTACTAATGTTAGCCATTATATTCACAAGGGTAGTCTCTGTGATATCCAGAGTTGGTGAAAATGGCGGGATCAAGAGGAAGGATAACTGCTGCTACTGTAAACTCCCACACTCCCACTACGCCAGTAGTGGTCGTCAACCGCATACGTACTGCGCCAGgtgctttttcttttttctttttttttattattagagcGATAAACTACTCGAAATAATGGCGACTTGAAAATCCttatattcaatatatataaaataagatCTATTTGGaaaattgtcattttaaatatattgaaCGGGAACTAGCTCAGCATTTTCATTAACCTTTTTATAAACATGACTATAGAGAAGCGAATTTTGCGGCGGATACAATAGCCAATCTTGGACACTCGGTTAATGCTGGAAGTTGGTCACATATTGCTCGTAGCACATTTTCTACAATTGTTGTTTTTGATCTTTTAAATTCTGGAATTTGCAgaagtttttctttcttcacaAATAATTCGAGTTTGACAAAGAAAAAGCCCACAAAGAGTTTACGGtggaaatatgaaataacAACATGATTTGGTACGAGTAGTTTGCAATTGTGGTCAGCCTAAATGGTAAGAAGCTGAGAATTATGTTGGTATGATCAACCTTAGATTTGAATGAGGGATCAATAATTTCCATGACTCTAATGACATGAGAAACTGAATGAGGAGGTGTTAGGCACATCTACAGCTCTTAAACCAGAGTATAGAGGAGTTGGACACATCTTTTTCATTACCTCAACCTATATTTTCCAGCCGAAACACATACTAGGAGACAGAGGAACATATGAAGAGTCACTtaatattataaagaaaattaatatGGAGACCATTTACACGCATTCAATGATTCAATATTATTGTAGACAATCGCTATTGCAAAATACACATTTCGTAGCTCAATAACCAAGAGTATCTTATTTGTATAGACTATAGAATGAGTTGTTAGTTTCACAATTATACTCTCGTatctttatatataaaaaaaataaaaaaaataaaagagagatGTTGCATACTCAATAACGCAATTTGGGAATTTCCCCAAGCTTCTTTGGGCAGAACTTGCATTCATACCAGAGGTTGTCTTCAATTATGGTGACCAAGTATAGTATTGACACCAAAGGCAAATATAGAAGTAGTATtaacaatatataaaaaaattaataataccATACTTTAAttgttttgtttcttgataaaaaaaaattaattgtttTAGCCATCAATTTGATGGGTTATCACATGGTTATCGGTTAGGTTGATTTTCACATGCATAACATTGAACCTTTGGGGGAAAAACTCATAAGCAATTAAACAATGCAATATTGCTTCAATCTCAACACTCCAACTGAATCCCAGTGAACTTACGCAGACGATTCATTTCCATGCACTTAGTCATAACATTTACTATATTGCAACAAATAATTTCCATGCACTCTAGTCATAATGTTTACTATATATTTCAACAAATCACACTATGTATGAGTATAATTACTTCAAAAAATGGTACAGTATGAGCAAAATACATGTTGAATCCAGAAATGTGTCAAGTAATCTTTTAGCACAAAAAGAATCCGAACTACAGTACTTCACCGTCTTCTAGAATCATGACTAAAAACTAATTTGTTTTCGAGCACGCAAAAAGCTGCTCACCCTtttcaatcaaaacaaatgACATGACTTTGGGCAATGCTTGCAATTATATGCCTGGATATACAAGAATTGGAGAGATTTCATACAAAGAATGAAATTTGTGAAATTCCCAAGCAAGTACAACTTCTAATAACCCAAGCTGAGGATTagctgtgtttttttttcctttcatcCTGCTTTCTAATGCAATCATTTTTTTGCCTTGGCAAACCTAAGACAGCGATACTTCTCACCGCTTACAGTGATTTCAAGAGCTCCATCTTGGTTATCTTGATTTGATGCAGTTCCCATCAGAACACTTTTCTCTTTCTCAAGGTTTTCCTTCTCTATTTTCAGCCTTGCTTCTTGTCTGGCAATTTCTGCCTGAAAGAAAATAATGTTTATGAGGCCTAAACAGAAACAATATTGCAGCAGACATTTTGCTAAACAACGGTAATTAAGTGATTACATGGATGAACACAACCACACATATACCTTGGCTGAATTTCCTGAGAAGTAGTCTAGACTCTAAAGTCTAAACTGATACAATAAGTCGATAACCATATCTATGAAAATCGCAACCACTACACAGCTTGTAAGAGAAAATGTAATGGCCATGAACTTCAGTGCGACCAAAAATCCAGGTACGGAATTTAGCAATACGTGTTTAGTGGTTCATTATAAGTCAATAAGAAGCTTTTGCGGTGACTATCTCTCAATTTCTATTCTATGTAGCTTCGtctcaaaagaaaagaaaaaacacagCTCACTCCATTTCATCATTGGTCAGCTAACAAAATATAACTAGGCATCGGGAGCAACTAGACCATACTTGGTAAAGCAGCAGTATTTGTCAAGTGTTCAATACTTCCTTAAGATCCACTGAGATAAGGCACAAATTTTTGGTTCAATATATCTCTAATTTTTATGTAGCTTTATCCCCAGACTAACACACAGCTGGTCATTGTTGTCGAAAGAAATATAAGCGtcgagaaaataaaaacccaGTTTGATGTGAGCCTGGCAAGATTGAAGCCACCATAACCTTTACATTGGTGTCGCAATAACAACTATATGGGGCTACAGCTCTCATAGAAATTGAACAAAAAGCAGAGAAATTGACAGTGCAAAACGAAAAGAGAAGATAACAGCGAAGAACCCAAATTGAAGCAAGTAATGGGATTAAAATTGACAAAAGGGTAATGACCTCACGGCGAGAGAGCTCGGCTTTCCAAGCAGCTTCGCGCTCGGCGACTTCGCGTTCGCGTTCTTCGATGTAGCTCTGCATCTCCCTCTCCTTCATGATTCGGTCTTGGATATCGGCGTCCAGAGCCTCCTTGAGCTCCTGTACGAACTTGTCCACCACCACTTTGATTCTCAGagacattttctttttcttttttggaatCTCGGACTCAccacaattctaattgagaaaaagaaaggaaaccCTATTAACAGAGTCCTTCACTCAATCGTGAAACATGATTGGTTGCGTTGGTGAGTCGGAATGGAAAAGAGGTGTTCCGACTAGGCGCCGTTTTGCCGAAAGATGGGGGACCTTGCTTTGCTTCCCTGCCACGTCTTTTTTTCTGGACCTCTAAAGAGGACTGGCACGGGGCATTTGGGGCATAGGTTTATATTTCTCTTAAACTTTGTTGTCAAATACATAACTTTGGTCGTGGACAATGTTACAATTAACAAGTTTAAGTGATTACAATTTTATTTATGGGATGCCAACCCAATAATCAATCACTTGGATCAATTATCTCAAACAAGCCTACGGACTCAGGGTCGCCATCATGAATTCTTTTCGTGTCTGAATTTGATTAAGCTTTCTACCAGCACAAGACATTTTGTGTAATATGTTGCTCGTCTCAATTATTGCTATCTACTTTAAACAATTTCACTCGATCAGTGCCCTATCTTTGTTGGAATCAATCTCTTGATTTCACTAAGCCCACCTTATGGCACTCATATCATATGCTATCCTCCTTCCTCCTTTGTGTCattatgaattatatatttataaataaatttcctttctttatcttttcttcttttaaaaaaaaaatcaaaccttGGAATTCCTCATTCGTGCATCATAAAACAATGTGTTTAAGACTTTAAGTTACACATCTCCAAGTTCTGTGTTCTTGTCCAAATGAGAGCCGTCTCCAAGTTCAAACTCAAACCATGGCCTCCGCCTCCACCCTCACCCTCCCGTCCTTGCTCTCACACCGCCGCCGTCGCAGAATCACACTCTCTGATCCAACATTTCGCTCAATTCTGCTACCAGCGAGACCTCCCCAGAGCCATGACAGCCATGGAAGCTATGCAAAGACGCGGACTTTGGGCCGACTACGTCGTCTACTCCGAGCTCATCAAATGCTGCATGGCCCGTCGAGCCATTCAACCAGGCAGGCTCGTCCACAAGCACGTCTTCTCCAATGGGCGCCACCCACAGACCTTCTTGGTCAACATTCTGGTCAACATGTATGTCAAGTTTTCTCTTTTGGAAGAAGCACAGAAGCTGTTCGATGAAATGCCTGAGAGGAATGTG from Argentina anserina chromosome 2, drPotAnse1.1, whole genome shotgun sequence carries:
- the LOC126782544 gene encoding cysteine protease XCP1-like is translated as MAFSSFSKVSLLLFIVPFFLGTYCLAHEFSIVGYSPEHLSSMDKFIELFESWISKHGKIYHNMEEKLHRFEIFRDNVKHIDERNKKLDVDSYWLGLNEFADLSHEEFKSKYLGLKGETPRRRDSSEAEFSYRDFDVEALPKSVDWRKKGAVTAVKNQGSCGSCWAFSTVAAVEGINQIVTGNLTSLSEQQLIDCDKSFNNGCNGGLMDYAFEFIIANGGLHKEEEYPYIMEEGTCEESRGDSEVVTISGYQDVPQNNEQALLKALAHQPLSVAIEADDRDFQFYSGGVFNGHCGTELDHGVSAVGYGTSKGLDYIIVKNSWGPKWGEKGYIRMKRNTGKPEGMCGINKMASYPTKKK
- the LOC126782926 gene encoding damage-control phosphatase At2g17340-like — encoded protein: MESVSELVAFPLLTTPIESNYRACTIPYRFPSDNPRKPTPTEIAWIDLFLNSIPSFKNRAETDATVTDAPAKAELFAQRYSEMLEDLKKDPESHGGPPDCILLCRLREIVLRELGFRDIFKKVKDEENAKAITLFDNVVDLNDAIEDEGKRVENLVRGIFAGNIFDLGSAQLAEVFSKDGMSFLASCQNLVPRPWVIDDLDTFKLKWSKKPWKKAVIFVDNSGADVILGILPFARELLRRGTQVVLAANDMPSINDITYHELIAILAKLKDNHGKLKGVDTTNLFIANSGNDLPVIDLASVSQELAYLASDADLVILEGMGRGIETNLYAQFKCDSLKIGMVKHPEVAQFLGGRLYDCVFKYNEVLS
- the LOC126784734 gene encoding exopolygalacturonase-like, with product MSLDYFFVRLMLLLLSLFFFQCVFGRERQAGSGLQTIYVDRKAKSSAVFSVKSFGAKADGQTDDSKAFTAAWNEACQSKGRVHLIIPRGTYIVGPLKFSGPCENVSALNLRVNGYLKATTELSKYEHGGGWIQFAWTKGLTLTGGGTFDGQGAQAWPHNKCSKDSNCKLLPTSLKFVGMNKTVIRGISSVNSKFFHIAVVDCHYFKGSKLKILAPDSSPNTDGIHIERSSSVYFSSSHIATGDDCISVGEGNSQVTITSIACGPGHGISVGSLGKYPNEGDVRGLVVKDCTISGTTNGIRIKTWANSPGRSSATNMTFTNIVMNNVTNPIIIDQLYCPFRSCASKTPSKVKLSDIYFRNIRGTSSSQVAVALECSKGIPCQNIYLEDVHLNLASGKKEATSTCSNVKAKFIGTQIPPPCT
- the LOC126784503 gene encoding uncharacterized protein LOC126784503, whose translation is MSLRIKVVVDKFVQELKEALDADIQDRIMKEREMQSYIEEREREVAEREAAWKAELSRREAEIARQEARLKIEKENLEKEKSVLMGTASNQDNQDGALEITVSGEKYRCLRFAKAKK